AGTCACACCTTCGCTCTCACTTTGGCAAATATTATTTGCATTCTCGCCAGTGCTCGGTTCGGAGTCCTGCCCAGATGCTGCCCCTACCGTCGGAACAACAGCGCTTCCATTCCTGCGCATGCTCCCGCAGTCGACTCCAGCAACGACAAAAAAcaacaggagacagccgaatGTCGCTCGACAGCTCGACCCGAACCCATAGCTGCGACGACGGTCGAGACTAATGGAATATCTGTCACCCAGCCCCATCCTGACGTTCAGCAAAAAACAGATCTGGTGATACGTTCCGCTTGAAGACAGTAGCGTCTTTCGCAACATGGGAGCTTCTCTTCGAAACAAATTCTCGCTCCTTAAACCGTACGGTGGAAAGGTGATGACTTGCTCCGACAAACACGACAATTCAGAAGATCTAACGAAATCGAATTATAGCGAGGAGTGCCTGTAGCGAAACCCTCTAGTATCGGGCTTGAGAGATGCCTGCATGTGGTGGGTCTCCCTGTgccggcagagaggcgaaagagagcgggGGCACGGTCGCCTGTGTCTTGTCGCCCGCGGGTCTGCCAAGTTGTTGCAGACCAGTCCAGTGTTTTGCTGCTGATGTCGGGCGTAATAACTGCGGtaagaaaaaggaagcagcggcgaaggcaaATGCTTAGGATGCCTGGAGGAGTCTCTCATTGGCacgctttcttttcccgctcCAGATCCTGACACACACTTCCTCCGAAAGCTGCATTTACTGATGTCGTCGCAAAATGGATGAGCCTCTTTCCACGCAGTAAAGCAACACTGTGAGGCTTAAAAAGTGTCAAAACTCTGCAGAAACTGCCAAACACGTAATCGCTGTGTCGCTAGGCATTCGTTAATTGACGTATTTTCATGATGGCGCGTGTGAGTCAGGCGGAACGCCCACACTCCAAATGCACACCCGTCGTCAGGTCCAATTCCCGAGATCTCATGTtgcttccttcgcgtcccTTGGTAACAATTGACAATCAACCGGGCAGGATGAATGACATGGAATGTGCACATACGGAACCACCTGGCGATGCTGGCGCTGTGGTTGGAGCGAGGTGTGCGATTCACGGTCTTCGTGGCGGCTTAAAAGACACACGGCAGCAAGTCAGATTTTTCTAGCTTTCATATTACAGACACTCTTTTCCGGGACCGCGCATCAGAACTCACGACATGCACACTGAGAAAAAACAGCACATCTACACAACAAAATTCGCgttgcttcgtcttccaaGAGAATTCCATGATGCCGTCCCTTCCAGTGATCCCTCCCCCCACGTGCCCTGCCCGTCAGTCGTCGAGTGGCTAATTTATAATCCAAAACTGCCCCTCTGCGAACATATCACATTCTTTGCGATCGGAATCATTCAGACCACCTATCCGTGTACCGTGAAATACTCATCAAACGCAGAAAACCTGGGGAAGGCAAAAAGAAAGTCAGACAACGGACTAGCGTTATCTGTTTGGTGGTGTCAGGGCGCGCCCTCGGTCTGAGCCCCTTGTCTGTGAGAACGCTCTAAATGCTGATATCTCTGGCTGCTGCTAACTCCTACTCAACTTGCATCGTCGATAGAATCCACGTGCGTCTGTTACACATGGTAAATGTCGCGTCGCCGTTGAATCGACTCGCGCATGTGTTGGGCTGATATGCGTTTATGCGAGTTTGCTCTatgcctgtgtctctccacagcTGACCCCGCTTTCGCAGTGACGAACATGGCagttgcctctttctccggaGCTCGAGATGAACATTGTTTCCTCACAGCTAGGCGCGAGGCACAGCAGATTCTTCAGCGGAAAATAAGGGACTATCTGTGGTCGCGGAGCAACCTGACCGGTACGTGTCATAGGAAGGGCGATGGTAGACTCTGCAATTCCTTCTCCATGCTGTAACACTGCCGGCGACAAGAGTCTTGCTCAGTGGCAAGTATTGCGTGCACTAATCACGGCAACACAGATGGACAAAAGGCTTGTTACTGCAACCTCTATCATGACATTAAGAGGTGAATTTGGAAGGACCATCGGGCCGAGTGTTCACAGTTTCCCTTGTTCCTCTaccgcctcctcgtcggccTTCACAGCCAACGACGGGAACCAAGCGCAGTCAGGCTCGGCTGCCATGTCACTCTGAGTCTAACGATGCAGCACAGCTGGTGGAATCTACGAACATGCGTGCCACTTCCAGGCAAGCTAGAAAGGTTCGCATGCCTGGGACAAGCTCTGTCTGCACACAGCACTAGAGATAAGAGACGAGTCAAGGCAGTCTGACGCAAGGAAACTCTGCAGACCTGCACCAGGTTCCCTGGAAAAAAGTGAAGCCTATCGGCGATGCTCTGAGGGGCTGCAACCGGGAAAAGCTCCGGACACTCGCGAGCGAAACTCCACGAGCGAGCGCATATTTTGACAGGGTGGCTGGCGCAGTGTTTGTTTACCGGCTCCCAGTTCTGTGGTGCTTTTCATGACCATCATGTTAAGAGCAGTAAGTGTAGTGGTGTCCAGCGTATATCTGAAAAACCATTATTTGTATACGAGCTGAGCACACGTATCACTTTGCGTTGTCAAAGATCGTCAGTCATGTTCTTCCCATGAAGTCAGCACCTCCTGGTGCCACAGCCAGACTTCCACCCCGCACGAACAAAACACAGTTGCTGTCCTTCAATCTCAAACCCGACTACAGGCCGGCTCCAAAAACTGACTTCCTAATTCAGAAAAAGAAATCCGGCACCCAATACAACAGCAGTAGACAATGCCATGCACTTCACAGAAGGAACACTCGCATCTGATGCTGCGCTCGTGCTTGCCGAAATAGTGACGTCGACATTGCAGATGCTGCTCGTGGACGTACCGCCACCGTCGGCTTTTCCAGCTTTCGACTGTGCATATTTGCACCCTACGACgatcctcttctcctcctcgggAAACATGTCTGACGGAATCGCCAGCTTGTACGTGCCATTTTCTGGCGACGACGTCGTCCACCAGCTGTCTTCGTACTGCGGAATGATACTCTCGTAGGTTTCGGCACAGGATTCTTGCGCATTTCCGGTGGAACAGAAGTGTGTTCGGTAGTCTGTAGGCAGGATGGCGCTGTCATTGCCACAAATGAGGGTCAGGGTGTTTTGTGTCGGCGAGAGCGTCACTTGCTGTCGGCTGGCGTTGCTGGTAGCTCCGTAAGCGCATTCGACGGTGTTCCCCGTTGTCTGAGACAGTTTGACGAGATTGACTGTCACTTTACAGGACGCGTCGGAGTTGGTTTTTTTCATGCATCCAACGGAGAAAGCTTtgtcggagagaggaaggttGGATCCGGGAATTCTTAGGGAAAACGATTTGTTGGAGTGGGGGGCGTTGTCGTCGACCCACTGGATTTCGGCAGCATTTTCTCCGCGAAGCAGGCCTGCCAGGATGATTGGCTGGTTTGCGGGTGGTTTGCCATTATTTCGGCATTGGGTCATGTCCGCATCCACAGGACAGACCTTGTCCTTCAGAGCTTGACTGTAGTCAGGAACATGTGATCCGTCGCAGATGACAGTCAGCTTGTTTGTTGGACCTGAAAACATCACGGAGGCCTGTTTGAGAGAGTTAGCGGCTGCGCCTGATAGTCCAGAAACCTGGCGGTCTCTAATCTGACTgtcgccgcatgcacaaaTCGTTGTGTTTTCACCATCAGATTGGCAGATACTCTCTGCAGTCGCCTCGGAACTCTGCCCAGTCGCTGCCAGTACCCCGGAAACAAAaacgcctgcctctcttttcatGTCTGCATAATCGAGTACCACGAGAAGAAACATCATGGTACAAGCAAACGACGCTCTGCATCTCGATCCTGACCCAAAGCTGCGGCGATTGCTGAGATAACGGAGATATCTATCGCTAAGCAGCTCCATCTTGATGTTCAGTCAACAGTCCCGTGATTTGCTGAGGTTCAAGACAGTGACTTCGTCGGCAAAGCGGGAGACTTCTCGTCGACGTGAATAGTGGCGGTTGCCCCAACCAATGAAAAGGTGATGACTTGCTCCGACAAACACGACAATTCAGAAGATCTAACGAAATCGAATTATAGCGAGGAGTGCCTGTAGCGAAACCCTCTAGTATCGGGCTTGAGAGATGCCTGCATGTGGTGGGTCTCCCTGtggctgcagagaggcgaaagagagcgggGGCACGGTCGCCCGTGTCTTGTCGCCCGCGGGTCTGCCAAGTTGTTGCAGACCAGTCCAGTGTGTCGCTGCTGACGTCGGGCGTAATGACTGCGGtaagaaaaaggaagcagcggcgaaggcaaATGCTTAG
This region of Neospora caninum Liverpool complete genome, chromosome Ia genomic DNA includes:
- a CDS encoding srs domain-containing protein, with the translated sequence MELLSDRYLRYLSNRRSFGSGSRCRASFACTMMFLLVVLDYADMKREAGVFVSGVLAATGQSSEATAESICQSDGENTTICACGDSQIRDRQVSGLSGAAANSLKQASVMFSGPTNKLTVICDGSHVPDYSQALKDKVCPVDADMTQCRNNGKPPANQPIILAGLLRGENAAEIQWVDDNAPHSNKSFSLRIPGSNLPLSDKAFSVGCMKKTNSDASCKVTVNLVKLSQTTGNTVECAYGATSNASRQQVTLSPTQNTLTLICGNDSAILPTDYRTHFCSTGNAQESCAETYESIIPQYEDSWWTTSSPENGTYKLAIPSDMFPEEEKRIVVGCKYAQSKAGKADGGGTSTSSICNVDVTISASTSAASDASVPSVKCMALSTAVVLGAGFLFLN